The following are encoded together in the Phragmites australis chromosome 19, lpPhrAust1.1, whole genome shotgun sequence genome:
- the LOC133900349 gene encoding putative pentatricopeptide repeat-containing protein At3g08820, with product MNIFRGKLSTYSIAKCMLGFHATFGAFMSGAAAAEIRRRLLTGVSPSSHLPPLTVKLLHGRLLRLDLLTDLTPLLLRVLCSSGLHLHALRLHTLLPSPSHLTFPFALKAASRLPDPLSAGVQLHARSLKLPYHSNPHVLTSLLNLYAKCGLLHDAQRAFDEMPHPSTVSWTALITAYMDAGRVQEAVRVARKAFADGMRLDSFTAVRVLTACARVTDLVTGEAVWRAAEEEGIAGSVFVATAALDLYVKCGEMEKAREVFDKMQNKDAVAWGAMVGGYSSNGHPREALELFFAMQAEGAKPDCYTVVGALSACTRLGALALGRRAVGMVDWDEFLDNPVLGTALVDMYAKCGSMDEAWTVFQQMRKRDIVVWNAMILGLGMTGHEKITFALVGQMEKLGMTLNDNTFIGLLCSCTHTGLVQDGRRYFRNMTQLSRISPRIEHYGCMVDLLSRAGLLEEAHQLIEDMPMQANAVIWGALLGGCKIHRDADLAEHVLKQLIRLEPWNSGNYVMLSNIYSNSGRWEDAAKLRLEMKAKGVDKVRAYSWVEFNGKVHEFHVGDKSHPLSDQIYTKLDELGMEMKAMGYKPTTEVVMFDIEDEEKEHTLVHHSEKIAIAFSLLTTGPEETIRVTKNLRVCGDCHTAIKLISRITYREIIVRDNNRFHCFRDGHCSCNDYW from the coding sequence ATGAATATTTTCAGGGGCAAATTGTCAACTTATTCTATAGCGAAGTGTATGCTTGGATTTCATGCAACGTTTGGCGCTTTTATGTCGGGTGCTGCCGCCGCCGAAATCCGCCGCCGACTCCTCACCGGCGTCAGCCCCAGCAGCCACCTCCCACCGCTCACAGTCAAGCTCCtccacggccgcctcctccgcctcgaTCTCCTCACTGATCTCAccccgctcctcctccgcgtCCTCTGCTCCTCCGGTCTGCACCTCCACGCCCTCCGCCTCCACACCCTCCTTCCCAGCCCCTCCCACCTCACCTTCCCCTTCGCCCTCAAGGCCGCGTCCCGACTACCGGACCCGCTCTCCGCCGGCGTGCAGCTCCATGCCCGCTCCCTCAAGCTCCCCTACCACTCCAACCCCCACGTTCTCACATCCCTCCTCAACCTGTACGCAAAATGCGGCCTTTTGCACGACGCCCAGAGGGCGTTCGACGAAATGCCCCACCCCAGCACCGTTTCTTGGACCGCGCTCATCACTGCGTACATGGACGCTGGGCGCGTCCAGGAAGCCGTTCGCGTTGCAAGGAAGGCGTTCGCGGATGGCATGCGCCTGGACAGCTTCACGGCTGTGCGAGTCCTGACTGCGTGCGCTCGTGTGACAGATTTGGTGACCGGGGAGGCAGTATGGAGGGCAGCAGAGGAAGAGGGGATCGCAGGGAGCGTGTTCGTGGCAACTGCGGCGTTGGACTTGTATGTCAAATGCGGAGAGATGGAGAAAGCACGGGAGGTGTTTGACAAGATGCAGAACAAGGATGCAGTGGCTTGGGGCGCTATGGTTGGGGGATACTCCTCCAACGGGCATCCACGAGAGGCTCTGGAGCTTTTCTTTGCAATGCAGGCAGAGGGGGCGAAGCCGGATTGTTACACAGTAGTTGGAGCGCTCTCTGCATGCACAAGGTTGGGTGCACTGGCTTTGGGACGGAGGGCAGTTGGGATGGTGGACTGGGATGAGTTTCTTGACAACCCAGTCCTGGGGACTGCACTGGTCGATATGTATGCCAAGTGTGGGAGCATGGATGAGGCGTGGACAGTGTTCCAGCAGATGAGGAAGAGAGACATTGTTGTTTGGAATGCAATGATCTTGGGGCTTGGCATGACTGGGCACGAGAAGATTACTTTTGCGCTTGTCGGTCAGATGGAGAAGTTAGGCATGACACTGAATGACAATACCTTCATTGGGTTGCTCTGCAGCTGTACACATACTGGCCTTGTACAAGATGGGCGACGGTATTTTCGTAACATGACTCAGTTATCCCGTATAAGTCCTAGGATCGAGCACTACGGTTGTATGGTTGACCTGCTCAGTCGTGCGGGTTTGCTGGAGGAGGCTCATCAGCTGATTGAGGACATGCCGATGCAGGCAAATGCTGTTATATGGGGGGCACTTCTTGGTGGTTGCAAAATCCACCGGGATGCTGACCTTGCTGAACATGTGTTGAAACAGCTCATCCGGCTGGAGCCATGGAATTCTGGAAACTACGTCATGCTATCTAACATATACTCTAACAGTGGCAGATGGGAGGATGCGGCAAAGCTCAGGTTGGAAATGAAGGCGAAGGGGGTTGACAAGGTCCGTGCATATAGCTGGGTTGAGTTTAATGGTAAAGTCCACGAGTTCCATGTTGGAGACAAGTCACATCCCCTCTCAGATCAAATTTACACAAAGCTAGATGAATTGGGCATGGAAATGAAGGCCATGGGTTATAAACCAACTACCGAGGTGGTGATGTTTGATattgaagatgaggagaaggagCACACGCTAGTGCATCACAGCGAGAAGATTGCCATTGCATTCAGCCTCCTCACTACTGGACCAGAAGAGACCATTAGGGTCACCAAAAACCTCCGAGTTTGCGGTGACTGCCACACTGCCATCAAGCTCATATCAAGGATAACCTATCGTGAAATTATTGTTAGAGATAACAATCGATTCCATTGCTTTAGAGATGGTCATTGCTCTTGCAATGATTACTGGTAG
- the LOC133900351 gene encoding probable staphylococcal-like nuclease CAN2 produces the protein MGNILRCFTGDDDGGADDYPYYRPTSRPTHQLQSGTVDQPAAALGDHYPFYRPTSSPSHGLQSGTVDHSAAAFADDYPFYRPTSRPSHGLQSGTVDHPAAALADHYPFYCPTSRPSHGLQSGTVDQPAAALGDHYPFYCPTSRPSHGLQSGTVDQLAAAFRPQPRPHQQALAPHGVKAATTGVAALARDLLNFGPTSMVPEGLGQNVTSSKKAQVKWYRNILEVYKNTRPPPKTRAEFAQLVATALSKIQRADLEGVLAFYNLPIPSLPAASASSDHHPSSLPEGIQFVLNTLPIKSNYIGDGDGFTAYVDTTNPRESKDVPLEVRALVIARTRARNDRDHQTASTLLRSLDEAGYKMIRISGKEILARKYRIRMRGVDAPELNMPYGKESKNALVKLIGEKSVTIYVYDRDQFGRYVGDIYCDNVFIQEQMLKGGHVWHFKTYDKRPEFAKWERKARATHRGLWATENPEKPWDWRRDQRNARHDAIQVC, from the exons ATGGGAAACATCCTCAGGTGCTTCACGGGAGATGATGATGGTGGTGCCGATGACTACCCCTACTACCGTCCAACCTCCAGGCCCACCCACCAGCTGCAGAGCGGCACCGTCGATCAGCCTGCAGCTGCTTTGGGCGATCACTACCCCTTCTACCGTCCAACCTCCAGTCCCAGCCATGGGCTGCAGAGCGGCACCGTCGATCACTCTGCAGCTGCTTTTGCCGATGACTACCCCTTCTACCGTCCAACCTCCAGGCCCAGCCATGGGCTGCAGAGCGGCACCGTCGATCACCCTGCAGCTGCTCTTGCCGATCACTACCCCTTCTACTGTCCAACCTCCAGGCCCAGCCACGGGCTGCAGAGCGGCACCGTCGATCAGCCTGCAGCTGCTTTGGGCGATCACTACCCCTTCTACTGTCCAACCTCCAGGCCCAGCCATGGGCTGCAGAGTGGCACCGTCGATCAGCTTGCAGCTGCCTTTCggcctcagcctcggcctcatCAGCAGGCTCTAGCTCCCCATGGCGTGAAGGCGGCCACCACCGGCGTCGCCGCCCTGGCTCGGGACCTCCTCAATTTCGGACCCACTTCCATG GTACCTGAAGGGCTCGGACAGAATGTTACATCATCCAAGAAAGCACAGGTTAAATG GTACCGGAACATTTTGGAGGTATATAAAAATACGAGGCCTCCACCAAAAACACGGGCAGAGTTTGCCCAGCTAGTTGCAACAGCCCTAAGCAAGATTCAGAGAGCTGATTTGGAG GGTGTTCTTGCATTTTACAACCTCCCGATCCCATCACTCCCTGCAGCATCAGCATCCTCAGACCACCATCCATCTTCACTACCAGAGGGCATACAGTTTGTGCTGAACACTTTGCCG ATAAAAAGCAACTACATTGGAGATGGCGACGGCTTTACTGCCTACGTTGACACAACAAACCCGAGGGAGTCTAAGGATGTGCCATTGGAAGTGCGTGCGTTGGTGATTGCAAGGACTCGAGCACGCAATGATAGGGATCACCAGACGGCTAGTACTCTTCTAAGGAGCCTTGATGAAGCTGGATATAA gATGATAAGGATCTCGGGCAAAGAGATACTTGCGAGAAAATACCGAATCAGAATGAG GGGCGTTGATGCACCGGAGCTTAATATGCCATATGGGAAGGAATCGAAGAATGCGTTGGTGAAGCTCATTGGCGAGAAAAGTGTCACAATTTATGTGTATGACCGGGACCAGTTTGGGCGTTACGTTGGTGACATCTATTGTGATAATGTGTTTATACAG GAGCAAATGCTGAAGGGTGGTCATGTATGGCATTTCAAGACTTATGACAAGCGCCCAGAGTTTGCAAAG TGGGAGAGAAAGGCAAGGGCTACACACCGAGGGCTTTGGGCGACAGAGAACCCCGAGAAGCCATGGGACTGGAGAAGAGACCAGCGCAACGCGAGGCATGATGCCATTCAGGTCTGCTAA